In the genome of Flavobacterium panacagri, one region contains:
- a CDS encoding aminotransferase class V-fold PLP-dependent enzyme, translated as MNAIETTKEPIELECYFSKFRENTVGIDHTFESVYGEQNLVYADWVASGRLYVPIEDIMLNKMGPMIANTHSFSSQTGKASTYAYQHAREIIKKSVNANASDVLVTTGTGMTAALSKLQRIMGLRTAYEKDRPVVFITHMEHHSNQVPWYETNAEVVILPPDENNLVDPKVLSEEIKKYADRSLKIGSFTACSNVTGIITPYHELAKIMHQNGGLCFVDFAASAPYVKIDMHPKDPEQQLDAIFFSPHKFLGGPGTTGVLVFNEKLYQSEFPDNPGGGNVKWTNPLGKYCYSDVIEVREDGGTPGFLQVIRAALALELKEQMGVSNIKKREKELLDLCFSRLQKIKGLSILGDLTTERIGCVSFVIEDIHYNLIVRLLNDRFGIQVRGGWSCASTYAHYLFNINEKKSAEITNELLERNQTNKPGWVRLSLHPITTNEELFYICDAIEKVASNYKKWQKDYEYNSVTNEFENPKIKDSITNEVKDWFKLD; from the coding sequence ATGAATGCTATTGAGACAACAAAAGAACCAATTGAGTTAGAGTGTTACTTCTCTAAATTTAGAGAAAATACAGTAGGAATCGATCATACTTTTGAATCGGTTTATGGAGAACAAAATCTAGTTTATGCCGACTGGGTTGCCAGCGGAAGATTATATGTTCCGATAGAGGATATTATGCTCAACAAAATGGGTCCAATGATTGCCAATACACATTCATTTTCCAGTCAGACCGGAAAAGCTTCCACTTATGCGTATCAACATGCGAGAGAGATTATTAAAAAATCGGTAAATGCCAATGCATCTGATGTTTTGGTAACAACTGGAACTGGAATGACCGCCGCGTTATCAAAATTACAGCGTATTATGGGTTTGAGAACTGCTTATGAAAAAGATAGACCTGTAGTTTTCATCACACACATGGAACATCATTCCAATCAAGTTCCGTGGTATGAAACCAATGCTGAAGTGGTAATTTTGCCACCTGACGAAAACAATTTGGTTGATCCAAAAGTGTTGTCTGAAGAAATTAAAAAATATGCAGATAGAAGTCTAAAAATAGGTTCGTTTACAGCTTGCTCCAATGTGACAGGAATCATTACACCTTATCATGAACTGGCGAAAATCATGCATCAAAACGGCGGACTTTGTTTTGTTGATTTTGCAGCTTCTGCACCTTATGTCAAAATCGATATGCATCCAAAAGATCCAGAACAGCAATTAGATGCTATTTTCTTTTCGCCTCATAAATTCTTAGGTGGTCCCGGAACTACAGGAGTTTTGGTGTTTAATGAAAAATTATACCAATCTGAATTTCCAGATAATCCGGGCGGCGGAAATGTAAAATGGACTAATCCGTTAGGGAAATATTGTTACAGCGATGTGATTGAAGTTCGCGAAGACGGAGGAACTCCAGGTTTTCTGCAAGTTATTAGAGCGGCATTGGCTTTAGAATTAAAAGAGCAGATGGGGGTCTCTAACATCAAAAAAAGAGAAAAAGAACTGTTGGATCTTTGTTTTTCGAGACTTCAAAAGATAAAAGGTTTGTCGATTTTAGGAGACTTAACGACTGAAAGAATTGGCTGTGTTTCTTTTGTGATTGAAGATATTCATTACAATTTGATTGTAAGATTGTTGAATGACCGTTTCGGAATTCAGGTTCGCGGTGGCTGGTCTTGCGCGAGTACTTATGCACATTATCTGTTCAATATCAATGAAAAGAAATCGGCAGAAATTACGAATGAATTATTAGAGAGAAACCAAACAAATAAACCGGGTTGGGTTCGTTTATCCTTGCATCCTATTACGACGAATGAAGAGCTTTTTTATATCTGTGATGCGATTGAGAAAGTAGCTTCTAATTATAAAAAATGGCAGAAAGATTATGAATATAATTCTGTCACTAATGAATTTGAAAATCCTAAAATAAAAGATTCCATAACAAATGAAGTAAAAGATTGGTTTAAGTTAGATTAG
- a CDS encoding RNA polymerase sigma-70 factor, with protein MYKKFTDEELVDLLKSGKDKAFDELYFRYRDILVRFVYLRMKSVAISEEIVQEVFTSIWERRKTIVIQKSFAAYIYTSVRYMTLDYIKSHAVSDQYIQEVLEKNTVSYGSQNATEDAVYYEELQKAVDKATMLLPKKSKEVFILSRIKHYSNKEIADELNVSIETVKYHITYALKFMRTYLGEFN; from the coding sequence ATGTATAAGAAGTTTACAGACGAAGAACTTGTTGACTTACTAAAGTCTGGCAAGGATAAAGCTTTTGATGAACTTTATTTTAGATACCGCGATATACTAGTTCGTTTTGTATATCTCAGAATGAAGTCGGTTGCTATTTCCGAAGAAATTGTTCAGGAAGTTTTTACCTCTATTTGGGAACGCCGTAAAACCATTGTAATTCAGAAAAGTTTTGCTGCTTATATCTACACTTCAGTGCGTTATATGACTTTGGATTATATCAAATCGCACGCTGTTTCTGATCAATACATACAAGAAGTTTTAGAGAAAAATACCGTTTCTTACGGCAGTCAGAATGCAACAGAAGATGCTGTTTATTATGAAGAACTGCAAAAAGCAGTAGATAAAGCAACTATGCTGCTGCCAAAGAAATCCAAAGAAGTTTTTATTCTCAGCCGTATCAAACATTACAGTAATAAAGAAATTGCAGATGAACTTAACGTGTCGATTGAAACCGTAAAGTATCATATTACTTATGCGTTGAAATTTATGCGCACTTATTTGGGCGAATTCAATTAA
- a CDS encoding TlpA disulfide reductase family protein, protein MKKIILGFTLFFGALQTQAQESNLQLKGTVVDTVAQYVYLQKFHNKMFTTIDSVKVKDGSFSFKTKVKTPELYGLSVNTESSPLYVFLEKGPITVKLNPKKYYSSSVVEGSVSQDLFETYKKSKDVEISKFITENPKSIVSAYVLYRNWSYRLSPEQIRENIVLLDKSLQSTTYVKELKDLALVLDGLAVGKKAPDFTANDPNGKPIRFYENLKGYTLVDFWASWCGPCRRENPNIVKAYKEFHDKGFNIVGISLDKKKENWIKGIQDDNLTWLHVSDLLFWNSAVAKLYGIRAIPGNYLVDSNGVIVAKNLQGEELQSTLKSLLDKKI, encoded by the coding sequence ATGAAAAAAATAATTCTAGGTTTCACTCTGTTTTTTGGAGCTCTTCAAACTCAGGCGCAGGAAAGTAATTTACAATTAAAAGGAACTGTTGTCGATACTGTGGCGCAATATGTTTATCTGCAAAAATTCCACAATAAAATGTTTACCACAATTGATTCGGTAAAAGTAAAAGATGGCAGTTTTAGTTTTAAAACTAAAGTAAAAACGCCCGAATTATATGGTTTAAGTGTAAACACAGAAAGTAGTCCACTGTATGTTTTTCTTGAAAAAGGACCAATTACAGTAAAATTAAATCCGAAGAAATATTACAGTAGTTCGGTTGTAGAAGGTTCTGTTTCTCAGGATTTATTTGAGACTTATAAAAAATCGAAAGATGTAGAGATCAGCAAATTCATTACAGAGAATCCTAAATCAATAGTTTCGGCTTATGTGTTGTACAGAAACTGGTCTTATAGATTGTCGCCAGAACAAATCAGAGAAAATATTGTTTTGCTGGATAAAAGTCTTCAATCTACTACTTATGTTAAAGAATTAAAAGATTTAGCTCTTGTTTTAGACGGATTAGCAGTTGGAAAAAAAGCACCTGATTTTACAGCCAACGATCCCAATGGAAAGCCAATTCGTTTTTATGAAAATTTAAAAGGTTACACTTTGGTCGATTTTTGGGCTTCATGGTGCGGCCCTTGCCGAAGAGAAAATCCAAATATTGTAAAGGCTTATAAAGAATTTCATGATAAAGGATTCAACATTGTTGGAATCTCTTTGGATAAAAAAAAAGAAAATTGGATCAAAGGAATTCAGGATGATAATTTGACTTGGTTGCATGTTTCAGATTTGCTTTTCTGGAATAGTGCAGTAGCCAAATTATACGGAATCAGAGCCATTCCAGGCAATTATTTGGTCGATTCTAACGGAGTAATTGTGGCTAAAAATCTTCAGGGAGAAGAATTACAGTCGACGTTGAAATCGCTTTTAGATAAAAAGATTTAA
- a CDS encoding winged helix-turn-helix transcriptional regulator: MAKINDNGTIREANCSEELRAMRDSLDVLGGKWKLMILRFLTNRTHQVIHFKKMQREIDGISAKMLSKELKELETNLLISRTEQDTKPATVAYAITEYGKSVLPVTETLVNWGLTHREKIIESLK; encoded by the coding sequence ATGGCAAAAATTAATGATAATGGAACAATTCGTGAAGCTAACTGCTCCGAAGAACTGCGAGCGATGCGAGATAGTTTGGATGTTTTAGGTGGTAAATGGAAACTGATGATTTTGCGTTTTTTGACTAATAGAACGCATCAGGTTATTCATTTTAAAAAAATGCAGCGCGAAATTGATGGAATTTCAGCTAAAATGCTGAGCAAAGAACTAAAAGAACTCGAAACCAACTTACTCATCAGCAGAACCGAACAAGACACTAAACCAGCAACTGTTGCCTACGCCATTACAGAATATGGTAAATCTGTACTTCCAGTAACTGAAACGTTAGTAAACTGGGGACTTACACATAGAGAAAAAATTATTGAATCTCTGAAGTAA
- a CDS encoding NADP-dependent oxidoreductase: protein MKAVVLQENREFLIENIAVPNPEVNQIQVKIMASGFNPIDYQMTEDGPERKLLRSRILGREFSGIVSKIGSAVTDFKIGDAVFCGSGSMGSNGTYAAYICVPEEIAVHKPSNVSFEEAAAIPSAGLTALQSFNRMNANLYDSILITGAAGGVGNMLVKLLIANGYKNIVVTAGNENSIASLIDLGVQPQKIINYKKEEIYERALSLNENKNYDFVVDLVGNHTAEIGAGLLKTNGIYVDVTNFSTAESRGILFSKGAAILNISNYVYGFEKRYDYYKNGLNQLRLLLQNKIITPPAIKVVGSLEVSTVVDAHAILRDNKTQGRKLVMKINEI from the coding sequence ATGAAAGCAGTTGTATTACAGGAAAATCGTGAATTTCTTATTGAAAATATAGCAGTTCCAAATCCCGAAGTCAATCAGATTCAGGTAAAAATAATGGCATCAGGTTTTAATCCGATCGATTATCAAATGACAGAAGACGGGCCAGAAAGAAAACTTCTGCGTTCTCGAATTCTAGGTCGTGAATTTTCTGGAATCGTATCCAAAATTGGTTCAGCAGTTACAGATTTCAAAATAGGGGACGCTGTTTTCTGCGGTTCAGGAAGTATGGGATCTAACGGAACTTATGCAGCATATATTTGTGTTCCAGAAGAAATTGCGGTACACAAACCTTCGAATGTTTCTTTTGAAGAAGCTGCGGCAATTCCGTCAGCAGGTTTAACAGCTTTACAGTCTTTTAATCGGATGAATGCTAATTTGTATGATTCGATACTCATTACAGGTGCAGCGGGCGGTGTAGGGAATATGCTTGTAAAACTATTGATTGCAAACGGCTATAAAAATATTGTAGTGACTGCAGGAAATGAAAATAGTATTGCTTCCTTAATTGATCTCGGTGTACAACCGCAAAAAATCATCAATTATAAAAAAGAAGAAATTTATGAAAGAGCACTTTCTTTAAATGAAAATAAAAATTACGATTTTGTTGTGGATTTGGTGGGAAACCACACAGCAGAGATTGGTGCTGGACTTTTAAAAACCAACGGAATTTATGTCGATGTAACTAATTTTTCGACAGCAGAATCCCGAGGTATTCTTTTTAGTAAAGGAGCGGCAATTTTAAATATATCCAATTATGTGTACGGATTTGAAAAAAGATACGATTATTACAAAAATGGATTGAATCAATTAAGATTACTGCTTCAGAATAAAATAATTACACCGCCGGCAATTAAAGTAGTGGGAAGTTTGGAAGTTTCTACGGTTGTAGATGCTCATGCAATTTTAAGAGATAACAAAACGCAGGGAAGAAAATTAGTAATGAAAATAAATGAAATTTAA
- a CDS encoding TonB-dependent receptor produces the protein MKLFLFMTLFFATLTVNAGNVDFNKRVTLKVENESIKNIFQKIENQVDVHFMYESSQINTNQKLSLKLSNVTLEQALDKICGVALRYEIVSNNIVIKKNLKVADQNKIIISGTVYGGDDNMPLPGVGIKDKGSNATAATDFDGTFKMEINAAEATLVFSYVGYVTQEVKVTSTQTITVKLAADVKQLQEVIVMGYGSVKKNEVLGAVGSVSMKETSSRTYNNAGELLQGTVAGVTVINDGGDPTASPTINIRGIGSLNAETPLIVLDGIIYSGSLNTLNPNDIESISVLKDAASAAIYGARASGGVILITSKKGISDRINVNVNYQGGFQNVAKKLDVLNAAEYADAMNIARDNAGLPRIPAFDTAFEPTARTTKTNWMDEIFRTGQVNDLSLSVNGKTEKTNFFLSGSYRKNEGILLNTYGERYTVRANSSFKLADNFTIGENLSYSLTDGQTANTANAYTGAILAAIFYPPNATIYREDGSGQFGGVPEKYIGSYGDVVNPVAYLKRLDNKNPISTILINPYAEWEIVPGLKVKSNWGYTRIQDNASDFTVKVTEPGKIFDFNRLTLKNITTTDLLSEQTISYEKSFGKHNLKALAGYTYQETKRDFYTIEGTGFDNEDPSQRYLLNAKLIQQTAAGRSDEIISSYVGRINYDFNQKYLLSGIVRRDGTSKLLQDNRWKVYPSVSAGWLISEESFMKGIEPIVSNLKLRASWGQIGNLGNLGPYQFSVPLVQSQALIGATPTINYGYAESELSNPNLKWESSEQTNIGLDFTMLNNSLVGSVDAYVKTNKDMLVRDQLPGVSGTPQGRIVNSGDVENKGIEVSLTYQKTRGEFKFDVTANAGFLSNKIVSIKDDLTSLEPLNLSRVRSLPLANIYQVGSPVGAFYGYATDGLFQSDAEAKAYVNKDGVAYQPNAVAGDIKFKDENGDGVINNSDRVVLGSPFPKTTYSLNANFRYKGFDMNIFFNGAAGNSVFNAVKHTGLNASFPGYNLLADSKDAWSPTNTNTNVPVLSSTDNNNNFGRISDLFIEDASFLRLKNVSIGYTVKESWLNGKAKLRFFISGQNLFTITKYSGMDPEVGLRNFGMDLGKYPLSRIYMTGVNATF, from the coding sequence ATGAAGTTATTCCTGTTTATGACTTTGTTTTTTGCGACGCTTACAGTAAACGCCGGAAATGTTGACTTTAACAAAAGAGTGACATTAAAAGTTGAAAATGAAAGTATAAAAAATATTTTTCAAAAAATAGAAAATCAGGTTGATGTGCATTTTATGTACGAAAGCAGCCAAATCAATACCAATCAGAAACTAAGTTTAAAATTGAGCAATGTAACGTTGGAACAGGCGTTGGATAAAATTTGCGGTGTTGCACTTCGATATGAAATTGTGAGCAATAATATCGTGATCAAGAAAAACCTAAAAGTAGCCGATCAGAACAAAATTATTATTTCTGGAACTGTTTATGGCGGAGACGATAATATGCCACTGCCAGGTGTTGGAATTAAAGATAAAGGTTCTAATGCAACAGCAGCAACCGATTTTGATGGAACATTTAAAATGGAAATTAATGCAGCAGAAGCTACACTTGTTTTTTCATACGTGGGCTATGTTACGCAAGAAGTAAAAGTGACAAGTACACAAACTATTACAGTAAAATTAGCAGCTGATGTAAAACAGCTTCAAGAAGTAATTGTAATGGGATATGGAAGTGTGAAGAAGAATGAGGTTCTAGGAGCTGTAGGTTCTGTTTCTATGAAAGAAACTTCAAGCAGAACATACAATAACGCTGGTGAATTATTGCAGGGAACTGTTGCAGGTGTTACCGTTATTAATGATGGTGGTGATCCAACTGCTTCGCCAACAATCAATATTCGTGGTATTGGATCTTTAAATGCTGAAACACCGTTAATTGTTTTAGACGGAATTATCTATAGCGGTTCTTTAAATACTTTGAATCCAAATGATATTGAATCGATCAGTGTTTTGAAAGATGCGGCTTCTGCAGCGATTTATGGAGCTAGAGCTTCTGGAGGTGTAATTTTAATCACTTCTAAAAAAGGAATTTCAGATCGTATCAATGTAAATGTAAACTATCAAGGTGGTTTTCAAAATGTAGCCAAAAAACTTGATGTTTTAAACGCTGCAGAATATGCAGATGCTATGAATATCGCTAGAGATAACGCAGGTTTACCAAGAATCCCTGCTTTTGACACAGCATTTGAACCAACTGCAAGAACGACTAAAACCAACTGGATGGATGAAATTTTCCGTACAGGACAAGTTAATGATTTATCACTTTCAGTAAATGGAAAAACAGAAAAAACGAATTTCTTTCTTTCTGGAAGTTACAGAAAAAATGAAGGTATTTTGCTGAATACTTACGGAGAACGTTATACAGTGAGAGCAAATTCTTCTTTTAAACTGGCTGATAATTTTACTATTGGAGAAAACTTATCATACTCTTTAACAGATGGTCAGACTGCAAATACAGCAAATGCTTATACAGGAGCAATTTTAGCAGCAATTTTTTATCCGCCAAATGCAACAATTTATAGAGAAGACGGTTCTGGGCAATTTGGTGGTGTTCCTGAGAAATATATTGGTTCTTATGGAGACGTTGTGAATCCAGTAGCTTATCTGAAAAGATTAGACAACAAAAATCCAATTTCTACCATTTTGATTAATCCTTATGCAGAGTGGGAAATTGTTCCAGGGTTGAAAGTAAAATCAAATTGGGGTTATACTAGAATTCAGGACAATGCAAGCGATTTTACGGTTAAAGTTACAGAACCGGGAAAAATATTTGATTTCAACAGATTAACTCTTAAAAACATAACGACAACCGATTTATTAAGCGAGCAGACTATTTCTTATGAGAAATCATTCGGGAAACATAATTTAAAAGCTTTAGCAGGTTATACTTATCAGGAAACTAAGAGAGATTTCTACACGATTGAAGGAACTGGTTTTGATAACGAAGATCCATCACAACGTTATTTATTGAATGCCAAATTAATTCAGCAGACAGCAGCAGGAAGATCAGATGAAATTATTTCTTCTTATGTAGGAAGAATTAATTATGACTTCAACCAAAAGTATTTGCTTTCTGGAATTGTTCGTCGTGACGGAACTTCAAAACTTTTACAAGATAACCGTTGGAAAGTATATCCTTCAGTTTCTGCAGGTTGGTTAATTTCTGAAGAAAGTTTTATGAAAGGTATAGAACCAATTGTAAGCAATTTGAAATTACGTGCAAGCTGGGGACAGATTGGAAACTTAGGAAATCTTGGGCCATATCAATTTAGTGTGCCTTTGGTGCAGAGTCAGGCTTTAATTGGTGCAACGCCAACTATTAATTACGGTTACGCCGAAAGCGAATTATCAAATCCTAACTTGAAATGGGAAAGTTCTGAACAGACTAACATTGGTTTAGATTTTACCATGCTGAACAATAGTTTAGTAGGATCTGTTGATGCTTACGTAAAAACAAATAAAGACATGTTGGTTCGTGATCAATTGCCAGGAGTTTCGGGAACACCGCAAGGAAGAATTGTAAATTCTGGAGATGTTGAAAATAAAGGTATCGAGGTAAGTTTAACATACCAAAAAACGCGTGGCGAATTCAAATTTGATGTAACTGCAAACGCTGGATTTTTGAGTAATAAAATTGTTTCTATTAAAGACGATTTAACTTCTTTAGAGCCTTTAAACTTAAGCAGAGTTCGTAGTTTGCCTTTAGCTAATATTTATCAGGTTGGAAGTCCGGTAGGTGCTTTCTATGGGTATGCAACAGACGGTTTGTTCCAAAGTGATGCTGAAGCAAAAGCTTATGTAAATAAAGATGGTGTAGCCTATCAGCCAAATGCTGTTGCGGGAGATATTAAATTTAAAGATGAAAATGGAGACGGTGTGATCAATAACAGCGATAGAGTAGTATTAGGAAGTCCGTTTCCAAAAACAACGTACAGTTTAAATGCTAATTTCAGATATAAAGGATTCGATATGAATATCTTTTTCAACGGAGCAGCGGGTAATAGTGTTTTCAATGCTGTAAAACATACAGGTTTAAACGCTTCTTTCCCAGGATATAATTTATTGGCTGATTCTAAAGATGCTTGGTCGCCAACGAATACCAATACCAATGTTCCAGTTCTTTCTTCAACAGACAACAACAATAACTTTGGTCGTATTTCTGATTTGTTTATTGAAGATGCTTCTTTCTTAAGATTGAAGAACGTTTCGATTGGTTATACCGTTAAAGAAAGCTGGTTGAATGGAAAAGCGAAATTGAGATTCTTTATTTCTGGACAAAACTTATTTACCATCACTAAATATTCTGGAATGGATCCAGAGGTTGGACTTAGAAATTTTGGAATGGATTTAGGAAAATATCCGCTTTCACGTATTTATATGACAGGTGTTAATGCCACTTTTTAA
- a CDS encoding FecR family protein, with protein MPENSNNEIKNFLDGKYSPKGQEMWNKWYDRTDDFFENMEAIQSDRSKLKKELRQIKKTNQVIPLYYKNWAVAASLVFLIGLSVFFYQSSSSVENAQLAVKLGEHAQITLSDGTQIWLNAGSILKYPKEFKGSTREVFLSGEAFFDVAKDKKHPFIIHTNKMDTKVLGTSFNVQAYPEQTTQEVSVLTGKVNVKSTVTDENVYVTPGQKVVFKSHNNKLQAFKDIPVNTISLWRKNIMVFEETPLPEVVATINRNYNVAIEVKNKNLNALKISGYFKELSADQVIGLVCNIINADYKMDSGIYKIE; from the coding sequence ATGCCTGAAAATTCAAATAACGAAATCAAAAATTTTTTAGACGGAAAGTATTCTCCAAAAGGACAAGAAATGTGGAATAAATGGTACGACCGTACAGATGATTTTTTTGAAAATATGGAAGCGATTCAATCGGATCGTTCAAAACTAAAAAAAGAATTACGACAGATAAAGAAAACAAACCAAGTGATACCGCTTTATTATAAAAACTGGGCTGTGGCAGCTTCTCTAGTTTTCTTAATCGGATTATCGGTGTTTTTTTACCAATCTTCAAGCTCAGTTGAAAATGCACAATTGGCTGTAAAACTGGGAGAACATGCACAAATAACTTTAAGTGACGGAACGCAGATCTGGTTAAATGCGGGAAGTATTTTAAAATACCCAAAAGAATTTAAAGGAAGTACAAGAGAAGTTTTCTTGAGTGGCGAAGCTTTTTTTGATGTGGCCAAAGACAAAAAGCATCCCTTTATAATTCATACCAATAAAATGGATACCAAAGTGCTTGGAACCAGTTTTAATGTTCAGGCTTATCCAGAACAGACTACACAGGAAGTTTCGGTTTTAACTGGAAAAGTAAATGTCAAATCGACGGTTACAGACGAAAATGTATATGTAACTCCAGGCCAAAAAGTGGTTTTCAAATCCCACAATAATAAGCTTCAGGCTTTTAAAGATATTCCGGTAAATACTATTTCGCTTTGGCGAAAAAATATTATGGTTTTTGAAGAAACGCCTCTGCCAGAAGTTGTTGCAACCATAAACCGCAATTATAATGTGGCAATTGAAGTCAAAAACAAAAATCTAAATGCTTTAAAGATAAGTGGCTATTTTAAAGAACTTTCTGCTGATCAGGTCATTGGTTTGGTGTGCAACATCATCAATGCCGATTACAAAATGGATTCAGGAATTTATAAAATAGAGTAA
- a CDS encoding cupin domain-containing protein, whose protein sequence is MKTIPRRVVTGLRNGKSIIEQDHIVTNVSEHFPGLIISDIWSTDSSPAQFEEKEIENTAFPNTPKNGSYFRYVQIPPDKDLGIVAPEGQPHPLMHQTDTLDYIVILAGEIYLIVDEEETLLQAGDIVIQRGTNHAWSNRSDSPCIQLAVLLDAGIQ, encoded by the coding sequence ATGAAAACAATTCCGAGAAGAGTCGTAACAGGTTTACGAAATGGAAAATCAATAATAGAACAAGATCATATCGTAACCAATGTTTCGGAGCATTTTCCCGGTTTGATTATTTCAGACATTTGGTCAACAGACAGTTCGCCTGCACAATTTGAAGAAAAAGAAATCGAAAACACTGCTTTTCCGAATACACCAAAAAATGGAAGTTACTTTCGGTACGTACAAATTCCGCCCGATAAAGATTTAGGAATTGTTGCACCAGAAGGACAGCCTCATCCATTAATGCATCAAACGGATACTTTAGATTATATCGTGATTTTAGCAGGCGAAATTTATCTCATTGTAGACGAAGAAGAAACATTGCTGCAGGCTGGTGATATTGTAATTCAAAGAGGAACCAATCATGCGTGGAGCAACCGTTCCGATTCTCCTTGTATTCAATTGGCAGTTTTATTAGACGCTGGAATACAATAA